In Tubulanus polymorphus chromosome 2, tnTubPoly1.2, whole genome shotgun sequence, a single window of DNA contains:
- the LOC141900561 gene encoding uncharacterized protein ZK1073.1-like isoform X1 produces the protein MAQPGEKPFQRHHVVTTANNITYNVYVEGVEHPEVNILTFHDLGCNHRVFHELAIHPAMTNITKRAQWIHIDAPGQEDESPDLAPDTKYATMQELGEGLREVLDQLNVSQVVCLGEGAGANILARFAMKNDDRVLGVVLIHCTGTTAGFMEKFKDKIISYKLSKQGMTSTTEQYLESHRFGQIPSGIFCTEMDPNPDHKDSVTAVIEVFKQDLKTKINPKNLRFYVETFLYRTPLVNRAGDLKCRILLMTGANSSHNHTVFTLYNALNNQIEDRSRLEVVEIDGVANVLAEAPDKFAVSFQYFLQGIGKMGHVSMTNVTRKSSVGQRGRSMSMEEADLPRGADSLCSMAARKSSFSTNPPS, from the exons ATGGCTCAACCCGGAGAGAAG cCCTTCCAACGC CACCACGTCGTTACGACAGCTAATAACATCACGTACAATGTATACGTTGAG GGCGTTGAGCATCCCGAAGTGAACATTTTAACTTTCCACGATTTAGGATGCAATC ATCGTGTGTTTCATGAGTTGGCGATTCACCCGGCGATGACGAATATAACCAAACGAGCGCAGTGGATACACATTGACGCTCCCGGTCAGGAGGATGAATCGCCTGATCTAGCCCCGGA TACAAAATACGCGACTATGCAAGAACTCGGCGAAGGTCTCAGAGAAGTATTAGATCAGTTGAA TGTTTCTCAAGTCGTATGTCTCGGCGAAGGTGCCGGTGCCAATATTCTGGCTCGATTTGCC ATGAAGAATGATGATCGTGTGTTGGGcgttgttttaattcattgtaCCGGAACTACTGCTGGTTTCATGGAGAAATTCAAAGATAAG ATCATTTCTTACAAGCTTAGCAAACAAGGAATGACATCAACCACGGAACAGTACCTCGAAAGTCACCGATTCGGACAG ATACCTTCTGGCATATTTTGTACCGAGATG GATCCCAATCCCGACCATAAGGACTCTGTTACGGCTGTCATCGAAGTGTTCAAACAGGACTTGAAGACAAAAATTAATCCGAAGAACCTTAGATTCTACGTCGAGACATTCCTATA TCGTACCCCGCTTGTTAATCGCGCCGGTGATTTGAA GTGTCGTATTTTGCTGATGACCGGCGCGAATTCATCCCATAATCACACGGTCTTTACGCTGTACAACGCATTGAACAATCAAATCGAGGACAGGAGTCGACTGGAAGTGGTGGAAATAGACGGCGTCGCCAACGTTCTTGCCGAAGCA CCGGACAAGTTTGCAGTTAGTTTCCAGTACTTCTTACAAGGAATAGGAAAGA TGGGTCACGTATCGATGACCAATGTCACCAGAAAGAGCTCGGTCGGTCAGCGTGGACGCAGCATGTCGATGGAAGAAGCCGATCTTCCGCGCGGCGCAGATTCGCTCTGTTCGATGGCCGCTAGGAAATCGTCGTTTAGCACGAATCCTCCGTCTTAA
- the LOC141900561 gene encoding uncharacterized protein ZK1073.1-like isoform X4 produces MAQPGEKPFQRHHVVTTANNITYNVYVEGVEHPEVNILTFHDLGCNHRVFHELAIHPAMTNITKRAQWIHIDAPGQEDESPDLAPDTKYATMQELGEGLREVLDQLNVSQVVCLGEGAGANILARFAMKNDDRVLGVVLIHCTGTTAGFMEKFKDKIISYKLSKQGMTSTTEQYLESHRFGQIPSGIFCTEMDPNPDHKDSVTAVIEVFKQDLKTKINPKNLRFYVETFLYRTPLVNRAGDLKCRILLMTGANSSHNHTVFTLYNALNNQIEDRSRLEVVEIDGVANVLAEAPDKFAVSFQYFLQGIGKISGQGLQH; encoded by the exons ATGGCTCAACCCGGAGAGAAG cCCTTCCAACGC CACCACGTCGTTACGACAGCTAATAACATCACGTACAATGTATACGTTGAG GGCGTTGAGCATCCCGAAGTGAACATTTTAACTTTCCACGATTTAGGATGCAATC ATCGTGTGTTTCATGAGTTGGCGATTCACCCGGCGATGACGAATATAACCAAACGAGCGCAGTGGATACACATTGACGCTCCCGGTCAGGAGGATGAATCGCCTGATCTAGCCCCGGA TACAAAATACGCGACTATGCAAGAACTCGGCGAAGGTCTCAGAGAAGTATTAGATCAGTTGAA TGTTTCTCAAGTCGTATGTCTCGGCGAAGGTGCCGGTGCCAATATTCTGGCTCGATTTGCC ATGAAGAATGATGATCGTGTGTTGGGcgttgttttaattcattgtaCCGGAACTACTGCTGGTTTCATGGAGAAATTCAAAGATAAG ATCATTTCTTACAAGCTTAGCAAACAAGGAATGACATCAACCACGGAACAGTACCTCGAAAGTCACCGATTCGGACAG ATACCTTCTGGCATATTTTGTACCGAGATG GATCCCAATCCCGACCATAAGGACTCTGTTACGGCTGTCATCGAAGTGTTCAAACAGGACTTGAAGACAAAAATTAATCCGAAGAACCTTAGATTCTACGTCGAGACATTCCTATA TCGTACCCCGCTTGTTAATCGCGCCGGTGATTTGAA GTGTCGTATTTTGCTGATGACCGGCGCGAATTCATCCCATAATCACACGGTCTTTACGCTGTACAACGCATTGAACAATCAAATCGAGGACAGGAGTCGACTGGAAGTGGTGGAAATAGACGGCGTCGCCAACGTTCTTGCCGAAGCA CCGGACAAGTTTGCAGTTAGTTTCCAGTACTTCTTACAAGGAATAGGAAAGA TTTCAGGCCAAGGACTCCAGCATTGA
- the LOC141900561 gene encoding uncharacterized protein ZK1073.1-like isoform X2 produces the protein MAQPGEKHHVVTTANNITYNVYVEGVEHPEVNILTFHDLGCNHRVFHELAIHPAMTNITKRAQWIHIDAPGQEDESPDLAPDTKYATMQELGEGLREVLDQLNVSQVVCLGEGAGANILARFAMKNDDRVLGVVLIHCTGTTAGFMEKFKDKIISYKLSKQGMTSTTEQYLESHRFGQIPSGIFCTEMDPNPDHKDSVTAVIEVFKQDLKTKINPKNLRFYVETFLYRTPLVNRAGDLKCRILLMTGANSSHNHTVFTLYNALNNQIEDRSRLEVVEIDGVANVLAEAPDKFAVSFQYFLQGIGKMGHVSMTNVTRKSSVGQRGRSMSMEEADLPRGADSLCSMAARKSSFSTNPPS, from the exons ATGGCTCAACCCGGAGAGAAG CACCACGTCGTTACGACAGCTAATAACATCACGTACAATGTATACGTTGAG GGCGTTGAGCATCCCGAAGTGAACATTTTAACTTTCCACGATTTAGGATGCAATC ATCGTGTGTTTCATGAGTTGGCGATTCACCCGGCGATGACGAATATAACCAAACGAGCGCAGTGGATACACATTGACGCTCCCGGTCAGGAGGATGAATCGCCTGATCTAGCCCCGGA TACAAAATACGCGACTATGCAAGAACTCGGCGAAGGTCTCAGAGAAGTATTAGATCAGTTGAA TGTTTCTCAAGTCGTATGTCTCGGCGAAGGTGCCGGTGCCAATATTCTGGCTCGATTTGCC ATGAAGAATGATGATCGTGTGTTGGGcgttgttttaattcattgtaCCGGAACTACTGCTGGTTTCATGGAGAAATTCAAAGATAAG ATCATTTCTTACAAGCTTAGCAAACAAGGAATGACATCAACCACGGAACAGTACCTCGAAAGTCACCGATTCGGACAG ATACCTTCTGGCATATTTTGTACCGAGATG GATCCCAATCCCGACCATAAGGACTCTGTTACGGCTGTCATCGAAGTGTTCAAACAGGACTTGAAGACAAAAATTAATCCGAAGAACCTTAGATTCTACGTCGAGACATTCCTATA TCGTACCCCGCTTGTTAATCGCGCCGGTGATTTGAA GTGTCGTATTTTGCTGATGACCGGCGCGAATTCATCCCATAATCACACGGTCTTTACGCTGTACAACGCATTGAACAATCAAATCGAGGACAGGAGTCGACTGGAAGTGGTGGAAATAGACGGCGTCGCCAACGTTCTTGCCGAAGCA CCGGACAAGTTTGCAGTTAGTTTCCAGTACTTCTTACAAGGAATAGGAAAGA TGGGTCACGTATCGATGACCAATGTCACCAGAAAGAGCTCGGTCGGTCAGCGTGGACGCAGCATGTCGATGGAAGAAGCCGATCTTCCGCGCGGCGCAGATTCGCTCTGTTCGATGGCCGCTAGGAAATCGTCGTTTAGCACGAATCCTCCGTCTTAA
- the LOC141900561 gene encoding uncharacterized protein ZK1073.1-like isoform X3 produces the protein MAQPGEKPFQRHHVVTTANNITYNVYVEGVEHPEVNILTFHDLGCNHRVFHELAIHPAMTNITKRAQWIHIDAPGQEDESPDLAPDTKYATMQELGEGLREVLDQLNVSQVVCLGEGAGANILARFAMKNDDRVLGVVLIHCTGTTAGFMEKFKDKIISYKLSKQGMTSTTEQYLESHRFGQDPNPDHKDSVTAVIEVFKQDLKTKINPKNLRFYVETFLYRTPLVNRAGDLKCRILLMTGANSSHNHTVFTLYNALNNQIEDRSRLEVVEIDGVANVLAEAPDKFAVSFQYFLQGIGKMGHVSMTNVTRKSSVGQRGRSMSMEEADLPRGADSLCSMAARKSSFSTNPPS, from the exons ATGGCTCAACCCGGAGAGAAG cCCTTCCAACGC CACCACGTCGTTACGACAGCTAATAACATCACGTACAATGTATACGTTGAG GGCGTTGAGCATCCCGAAGTGAACATTTTAACTTTCCACGATTTAGGATGCAATC ATCGTGTGTTTCATGAGTTGGCGATTCACCCGGCGATGACGAATATAACCAAACGAGCGCAGTGGATACACATTGACGCTCCCGGTCAGGAGGATGAATCGCCTGATCTAGCCCCGGA TACAAAATACGCGACTATGCAAGAACTCGGCGAAGGTCTCAGAGAAGTATTAGATCAGTTGAA TGTTTCTCAAGTCGTATGTCTCGGCGAAGGTGCCGGTGCCAATATTCTGGCTCGATTTGCC ATGAAGAATGATGATCGTGTGTTGGGcgttgttttaattcattgtaCCGGAACTACTGCTGGTTTCATGGAGAAATTCAAAGATAAG ATCATTTCTTACAAGCTTAGCAAACAAGGAATGACATCAACCACGGAACAGTACCTCGAAAGTCACCGATTCGGACAG GATCCCAATCCCGACCATAAGGACTCTGTTACGGCTGTCATCGAAGTGTTCAAACAGGACTTGAAGACAAAAATTAATCCGAAGAACCTTAGATTCTACGTCGAGACATTCCTATA TCGTACCCCGCTTGTTAATCGCGCCGGTGATTTGAA GTGTCGTATTTTGCTGATGACCGGCGCGAATTCATCCCATAATCACACGGTCTTTACGCTGTACAACGCATTGAACAATCAAATCGAGGACAGGAGTCGACTGGAAGTGGTGGAAATAGACGGCGTCGCCAACGTTCTTGCCGAAGCA CCGGACAAGTTTGCAGTTAGTTTCCAGTACTTCTTACAAGGAATAGGAAAGA TGGGTCACGTATCGATGACCAATGTCACCAGAAAGAGCTCGGTCGGTCAGCGTGGACGCAGCATGTCGATGGAAGAAGCCGATCTTCCGCGCGGCGCAGATTCGCTCTGTTCGATGGCCGCTAGGAAATCGTCGTTTAGCACGAATCCTCCGTCTTAA